A DNA window from Brenneria izadpanahii contains the following coding sequences:
- a CDS encoding co-chaperone YbbN yields the protein MLEQQADIIDVNESNLHQVLEHSTTLPVLFYFWSARSQHCQQLEPVLNKLAQEYAGQFILARVDCDAEQRVAAQFGLRAIPTVYLFKDGQPLDGFQGPQPEEAIRELLQRALPKEEELKVAEAQQLIQEGKLPEAMVLLKEAWQLSQQRSDIGLMLAEIQIQLNRSEDAEAVLATIPLQDQDTRYHSLVAQIELLKQAADTPEIQLLQQQLEADPQNAELAVQLALQMHQVGRNEEALELLMGFLQKDLGAAGGNARKTLMDIMSALGTGDALAARYRRQLYSLLY from the coding sequence GTGTTGTTTTACTTTTGGTCGGCGCGTAGCCAGCACTGCCAACAGTTGGAACCCGTGCTGAACAAACTGGCTCAGGAGTATGCCGGCCAATTTATTCTTGCCCGGGTGGATTGTGATGCCGAGCAGCGCGTCGCCGCGCAATTCGGTCTGCGCGCCATCCCGACGGTCTATCTGTTCAAAGACGGCCAGCCGCTGGATGGCTTCCAGGGGCCGCAGCCGGAAGAAGCCATTCGTGAACTGCTCCAGCGCGCATTACCGAAAGAAGAGGAATTGAAGGTCGCCGAGGCCCAGCAGTTGATTCAGGAGGGCAAACTGCCGGAAGCGATGGTATTGCTGAAAGAAGCCTGGCAGCTCAGCCAACAGCGTAGCGATATCGGCCTGATGCTGGCGGAAATCCAGATTCAGCTAAACCGCAGCGAAGACGCCGAAGCCGTACTGGCGACCATTCCGCTACAGGATCAGGATACCCGCTATCACAGCCTGGTAGCGCAGATCGAACTGCTGAAGCAGGCCGCGGATACCCCGGAGATTCAGCTATTGCAACAACAGTTGGAAGCCGATCCGCAGAATGCCGAACTGGCCGTGCAACTGGCGCTGCAGATGCATCAGGTCGGCCGTAATGAAGAAGCGCTCGAACTGCTGATGGGTTTTCTGCAGAAAGATCTGGGCGCGGCGGGAGGCAACGCGCGTAAAACGCTGATGGATATCATGTCCGCGCTCGGCACCGGCGATGCCCTCGCCGCCCGCTACCGCCGCCAGCTCTACTCGCTGCTATATTAA